The following are encoded in a window of Salmo trutta chromosome 27, fSalTru1.1, whole genome shotgun sequence genomic DNA:
- the skic3 gene encoding tetratricopeptide repeat protein 37, whose protein sequence is MSNKEVKSALKNARDAIKNKEFKEVLKHCKAALKLEKNNYNAWVFIGVAASELEQPDQAQTAYRKALELEPEQLLAWQGLANLYEKSDQMDFKAELPKVYLKLIELYESSDKTKCYEVIRKLADIFHMEKDYLQVARVWRRLIQLKEGEGADKAELLQLWQQMTCLLSDSMEEHDNETQQHLIAAFEKAMVLSDNVPGEDHRKLSADYLKCLSQLSHEECKMREACESILALYPSQTFPLEILGAHHLKSGVCSEDAGRCFSRLLELDPDSGLGHLGLGIRALEEGKCDDSIKYLAQGLKRMRSSLVGWFSLAQAQLKMHRYSDCATSCSQGLKLGGAGEEALRQKLLRLRLEALVRTGDEHTADQALESLSQLLDANNDPVLVALKGRGYLQKGQVDQVLQVSTELLNSHPDLAEGLALRGLAHIAQGHHQLAEQSLLQAAAQNPACGEYYFLLGRLYWDMGEESRRDRSKAHTHLLKAAKLDPYLGSVFCYLGHYYREVAKDQGRARGCYKRAFELDSNDAESGAASVDLSMKEGDMDTALAVLQSVIQRATPGSAKWAWMRRGLYHLKVGQHPQACADLQAALRADPQDWVCWECLGEAYLNRRSFTSALKAFAKAQLLNPSSIYSLYQTAAIKQTLGKFKEAAAEYLQIIAREDYVPALKGLGECLLSLARGLMEDYRDGGAIDVIQQAIQYLFRAVELRPDLSCLWKLLGDACTSVSTVAPNRARVVVPGPLAGLQPPDQGHLLNQGHTLRVGERCYGRALKLMPESSSLWYDLGLNYYHQACLPRCLQEMEHNTLLLLLEKALQCVKKAIMLNSSNHSYWNALGVVAMSKGLENYALAQHSFIKSVQVEPNNVVAWTNLGALYLKKDSVELSHEAFKIAQSLEPLYVNCWIGQALIAEMVGSYDTMDLFRHTTELSTHTEGVKGYAYWVCATLLDKSNRDSELYRYNIVQMNAVSAAQVALSKYTERIQTDPDAFVMLGFLNEHLQLKKQAVLAYQRAVELLQTMPSVELLAFSLGSYGRALCNTGQWEEAVRVYSSTSLEVLHDLAGLALAYCRAGLIPESISAYEKALMVATTEKEKAYILTSLALLQHRLGNMDSAKTLLFKCSMLKEPVPESLLCLCALGLVHGDSTLASAALTELLKQGRAAGAAVEQRCLLTCTLLALQGNYSAVQREASRAVHSNPGNPSLWALLSRLVPQYYPRKAKGGAVAGHVACLSSMTQGKRALLYSGVNQLACGRHSGEDRSRNALKTMQRAVLLCPDDPAMWAGLMAACHTENTACSLSGSTPGRRGLEQVLMAVVSEKVQNVEEVEQPLAQALEGWVLQQAVTGLTSGGQLEQAEALCSQVLSVSPEHPAVVLLLRQVQCEHLLLSSAGTALPASVLEQLSSAVLANHTSVAAWHWLAEVYRTQGLLVQAVMAYRQSLQLASQLDLHSGKMACLLRLALLALSPCMAKVPGDEWKELVLEATTEALKLGPSPVALLVQALLHFATKMAARETRRLLERLVYFPSQGYPETVACVARWYLLRHLHAKDDLELMDTLVDDAKASGDGRLLEFHTRLTSC, encoded by the exons ATGTCAAACAAAGAAGTTAAATCAGCTCTAAAAAATGCCAGAGATGCCATAAAGAACAAGGAATTTAAAGAGGTGCTAAAACACTGCAAG GCTGCCCTGAAGCTAGAGAAGAACAATTACAATGCCTGGGTGTTCATTGGTGTGGCCGCGAGCGAGCTGGAGCAACCAGACCAGGcccagacagcctacaggaaggctCTGGAGCTGGAGCCAGAGCAGCTGCTGGCCTGGCAG GGATTAGCAAACCTGTATGAGAAAAGTGACCAGATGGATTTCAAAGCAGAACTACCCAAAGTCTACCTGAAACTCATTGAGCTTTATGAAAG TTCAGACAAAACAAAATGTTATGAGGTGATCAGAAAACTGGCAGACATCTTCCACATGGAGAAGGACTATTTACAG gtggCCAGGGTGTGGCGAAGGCTGATTCAGCTGAAGGAAGGAGAAGGTGCTGACAAGGCAGAGCTGCTGCAGCTATGGCAACAGATGACCTGCCTTCTCTCAGACAGCATGGAGGAACACGACAATGAGACTCAGCAGCAC TTAATTGCAGCCTTTGAGAAGGCCATGGTTCTCTCCGACAATGTGCCTGGCGAGGACCATCGGAAGCTCTCAGCTGACTACCTCAAATGCCTTTCACAA CTTTCGCATGAAGAGTGTAAAATGAGAGAGGCCTGTGAGTCCATATTGGCCCTCTATCCCTCACAAACATTCCCTTTGGAGATCCTCGGTGCACATCATCTCAAGTCAG GGGTCTGCAGTGAGGACGCGGGCCGTTGTTTCTCCCGTCTCTTGGAGTTGGACCCAGACAGTGGCTTAGGCCATCTGGGTTTGGGCATCAGAGCTCTAGAGGAGGGAAAATGTGACGACTCCATTAAGTACCTGGCCCAAG GACTGAAGCGAATGCGCTCCAGCTTGGTAGGCTGGTTCAGCCTTGCTCAGGCCCAGCTGAAAATGCACCGATATTCCGACTGCGCAACATCCTGCTCCCAAG GTCTGAAGCTGGGTGGGGCTGGAGAAGAAGCACTGCGACAAAAGCTCCTGAGGCTGAGACTAGAGGCCCTTGTGAGGACTGGGGATGAGCACACTGCAGACCAAGCCCTGGAGAGCCTCTCACAG cTTTTAGATGCTAACAATGACCCTGTCCTGGTAGCCTTAAAAGGAAGAGGGTATTTGCAAAAAGGCCAAGTTGACCAAGTGCTCCAG GTGTCCACGGAGCTGCTGAACTCTCACCCTGACCTGGCTGAGGGACTGGCGCTGAGGGGACTGGCACACATTGCACAGGGCCATCACCAACTAGCAGAACAAAG CCTCCTGCAGGCTGCAGCCCAAAACCCAGCCTGTGGAGAGTACTACTTCCTGTTGGGGCGGCTGTACTGGGACATGGGGGAGGAGAGTCGCAGGGACAGGAGCAAGGCCCACACCCATCTACTGAAG GCTGCCAAACTGGATCCATACCTGGGCTCTGTGTTCTGCTACCTGGGCCATTACTACCGGGAGGTGGCCAAGGACCAGGGTCGAGCCAGGGGCTGCTACAAGAGAGCCTTTGAGCTGGACAGCAACGACGCAGAGTCCGGGGCTGCCTCTGTGGATCTGAGCATGAAGGAGGGGGACATG GACACTGCCCTGGCTGTGCTCCAGTCAGTGATCCAGAGAGCCACCCCTGGTTCAGCAAAGTGGGCCTGGATGAGACGAGGCCTCTACCACCTGAAGGTGGGCCAGCACCCCCAGGCCTGTGCAGA TCTGCAGGCTGCTCTGAGGGCTGACCCCCAGGACTGGGTGTGCTGGGAATGTCTGGGCGAGGCCTACCTGAACCGCCGGAGCTTCACGTCGGCCCTGAAGGCCTTTGCCAAGGCCCAGCTGCTCAACCCCTCCTCCATATACAGCCTCTACCAGACTGCTGCCATCAAACAGACCCTGGGCAAGTTCAAAGAGGCTGCTGCAGAGTACCTGCAGATCATAGCCCGGGAAGACTATGTGCCTGCACTCAAAG GCCTTGGGGAGTGTCTGCTGTCTTTGGCCAGAGGCCTGATGGAGGACTATAGAGATGGAGGAGCCATAGACGTCATCCAGCAGGCCATCCAGTACCTCTTCAG GGCTGTAGAGCTGCGTCCAGACCTGTCCTGTCTGTGGAAGTTACTGGGAGATGCCTGCACCTCAGTCAGCACTGTGGCCCCCAACAGGGCCCGCGTTGTGGTGCCAGGACCCCTGGCCGGGTTACAACCCCCAGACCAGGGCCACCTTCTCAACCAGGGACACACCCTCCGAGTGGGGGAGAG ATGCTATGGGCGTGCTCTGAAGCTGATGCCTGAGAGCTCCAGCCTGTGGTATGACCTGGGTCTCAACTACTACCACCAGGCCTGTCTGCCCCGCTGCCTTCAGGAGATGGAGCACAAcaccctgctactgctgctggagAAGGCCCTGCAG TGTGTGAAGAAGGCCATCATGTTGAACAGTAGTAACCATAGCTACTGGAACGCCCTGGGAGTGGTCGCCATGAGCAAAG GACTTGAGAACTATGCCCTTGCCCAACACAGCTTCATTAAGTCAGTGCAAGTGGAACCCAAT AATGTTGTTGCTTGGACAAACCTGGGTGCTTTGTATCTGAAGAAAGACAGTGTTGAG CTCTCCCATGAAGCCTTTAAGATCGCCCAGTCTTTGGAACCACTGTATGTCAACTGCTGGATTGGACAG GCCCTTATTGCAGAGATGGTGGGCAGTTATGATACCATGGACCTGTTCAGACACACCACAGAGCTCAGTACACAC ACGGAGGGGGTAAAGGGCTATGCTTACTGGGTTTGTGCCACTCTGCTGGATAAGAGTAACAGGGACTCTGAGCTCTATCGCTATAACATCGTCCAGATGAACGCGGTGTCTGCTGCTCAGGTGGCTTTGAGCAAGTACACAG AGCGTATCCAGACAGACCCTGATGCCTTCGTCATGCTGGGTTTCCTCAACGAGCACCTGCAGCTAAAGAAGCAGGCAGTGCTAGCTTACCAGAG agCTGTGGAGTTGCTGCAGACGATGCCTTCTGTGGAGTTACTGGCCTTCTCCCTGGGAAGCTATGGCCGGGCCCTCTG CAACACAGGCCAATGGGAGGAGGCGGTGCGCGTTTACTCTTCCACATCTCTAGAGGTGCTCCATGACTTGGCAGGCCTGGCGCTGGCCTACTGCAGAGCAGGACTCATCCCAGAGAGCATCAGTG CCTATGAGAAGGCTCTGATGGTGGCCACCACTGAGAAAGAGAAGGCCTACATTCTGACTTCTCTGGCTCTGCTGCAGCACAGACTGGGGAACATGGACTCCGCTAAAACACTGCTTTTCAAATG CTCCATGCTGAAGGAACCTGTGCCAGAGTCTCTGCTGTGCCTGTGTGCTCTGGGGCTGGTCCATGGGGACAGCACACTGGCCAGCGCGGCCCTCACTGAGCTGCTGAAGCAGGGCAGGGCCGCTGGGGCTGCTGTGGAGCAACGCTGCCTGCTCACCTGCACCCTGCTGGCCCTGCAGGGCAACTACAGCGCTGTGCAGCGAGAGGCCTCCAGGGccgtccacag TAACCCTGGCAACCCTTCCCTCTGGGCCCTGCTTTCCAGACTGGTGCCACAGTATTACCCCAGGAAGGCCAAG GGAGGTGCAGTGGCAGGCCACGTGGCGTGTCTCTCCAGCATGACCCAAGGAAAG AGGGCACTGCTGTACAGTGGAGTGAACCAGCTGGCTTGTGGCAGGCACTCTGGAGAAGACCGCAGCAGGAACGCCCTGAAGACCATGCAGAGGGCTGTGCTGCTCTGCCCCG atgACCCGGCGATGTGGGCGGGGCTAATGGCTGCTTGTCACACAGAGAACACAGCTTGCTCCCTCTCTGGCTCCACGCCTGGCAGACGAGGCTTGGAGCAGGTGCTCATGGCCGTGGTGTCAGAGAAAG tgcagAATGTGGAGGAGGTGGAACAGCCTCTGGCCCAGGCTCTGGAGGGTTGGGTGCTGCAGCAGGCTGTGACAGGACTGACAAGTGGAGGCCAGCTAGAGCAGGCTGAGGCCCTCTGCTCTCAG gtcCTGAGTGTGTCTCCTGAGCACCCCGCTGTAGTCCTGCTGTTGAGGCAGGTGCAGTGTGAACACCTCCTCCTGTCCAGTGCCGGTACTGCCCTGCCAGCTTCCGTCCTGGAGCAGCTCAGCAGTGCCGTCCTAGCCAATCACACCTCAGTGGCCGCCTGGCAC tGGCTGGCGGAGGTGTATCGTACCCAGGGTCTGCTGGTACAGGCAGTAATGGCCTACAGACAAAGCCTGCAGCTGGCCTCCCAGCTTGACCTCCACAGTGGGAAAATGGCATGTCTTCTGCGCCTAGCCCTGCTGGCCCTCAGCCCCTGCATG